In Hypomesus transpacificus isolate Combined female chromosome 4, fHypTra1, whole genome shotgun sequence, the following are encoded in one genomic region:
- the arl4ab gene encoding ADP-ribosylation factor-like 4ab, with product MGNGLSDHPALFPCLPSFQALHIVILGLDCAGKTTVLYRLRFNEFVNTVPTKGFNTEKIKVSLGSGRRKAAFHFWDVGGQEKLRPLWRSYTRCADGIVFVVDSVDGERVEEAKTELHKITRLAENQGVPVLVVANKQDLRNSLTLQEMERMLALGELGASTPWHLQPACAIIGEGLQEGLEKLHAMITKRRKTLRQQKKKR from the coding sequence ATGGGGAATGGATTATCGGACCATCCAGCTCTTTTCCCCTGCCTGCCCTCCTTCCAGGCTCTCCACATTGTTATTCTGGGGCTGGACTGTGCTGGGAAGACCACCGTATTGTACCGGCTGCGCTTCAATGAGTTTGTGAACACGGTCCCGACGAAGGGATTTAACACCGAGAAGATCAAAGTGTCCCTGGGCTCTGGCCGGCGGAAAGCAGCCTTCCACTTCTGGGACGTGGGCGGGCAGGAGAAACTGCGGCCGCTGTGGCGCTCCTACACCCGCTGCGCCGACGGCATCGTGTTCGTGGTGGACTCAGTAGACGGCGAGCGCGTCGAGGAGGCCAAGACGGAGCTGCACAAAATCACCCGGTTGGCCGAGAACCAGGGTGTTCCCGTGCTGGTGGTGGCCAACAAGCAGGACCTGAGGAACTCTCTCACCCTGCAGGAGATGGAGCGCATGCTGGCCCTGGGCGAGCTGGGCGCCTCCACGCCCTGGCACCTGCAGCCCGCCTGCGCCATCATCGGGGAGGGGCTGCAGGAGGGGCTGGAGAAGCTGCACGCCATGATCACCAAGAGGAGGAAGACGCTGCggcagcagaagaagaagagatga
- the scin gene encoding adseverin, whose amino-acid sequence MVLHHKEFDKAGKSAGLQVWRIERIDMAPVPDHLHGNFYIGDAYVILHTVKQKDTCFYDLHYWLGKECTQDESTAAAIFTVQLDDFLGGKPVQYRELQGVESTAFTSYFKGGITYKVGGVASGFQHVVTNDLAAQRLFHIKGRRVVRATEVPLDWSSFNKGDCFIIDLGAVIYQWCGSMCNKFERVKATQVAVGIRDNERNGRAKVVVVEEGSEPSELTQVLGKKPEIPEGDDNDDAVADMSNRKMAKLFMVSDESGSMQVSLVSEENPFLQSHLLSEECFILDHGKNNRIFVWKGRNANPNERKEAMKTAEGFIKQMGYPPNTQIQVLPEGGETPIFKQFFQGWKDRNQSEGFGKVYVTERIARIQQVKFDASKLHESQLMAAQYNMVDDGSGDTQIWRVESSGRVPVEPKTYGQFYGGDSYIILYTYKRGQIIYTWQGASSTQDELTASAFLTVELDRSLGGNAVQVRVSQGKEPAHLLCLFKAKPLIVYKSGTSRKGGQASVPLTRLFQVRRNLGTITRISEVEAQTSSLNSNDAYLLKLPQGQGYVWVGKGASEEEERGAKFMSEELNCKTKRIMEGQEPDEFWTALGGKLDYQTSTQLENKDYPPPRLFACSNKTGRFIIEEVPGDFTQEDLAEDDVMLLDTWEQVFVWIGKDANEVEKTESVKCAKAYIETDPGGRDKRTSVVTVKQGHEPPTFSGWFLGWDFQRWDSEQTARSMSALQL is encoded by the exons ATGGTGCTCCACCACAAAGAGTTTGACAAGGCAGGCAAATCTGCTGGCCTACAGGTATGGAGGATTGAGCGTATAGATATGGCGCCTGTACCAGATCATCTGCATGGGAATTTCTACATTGGGGATGCCTATGTGATTCTCCATACAGTCAAGCAGAAGGACACCTGCTTCTATGATCTGCACTACTGGTTAG GGAAGGAATGTACTCAAGATGAGAGTACAGCGGCAGCCATCTTTACTGTCCAGCTGGATGACTTCCTGGGAGGAAAGCCCGTCCAGTACCGCGAGCTTCAGGGGGTGGAGTCAACGGCCTTCACTAGCTACTTCAAGGGGGGCATCACTTACAAA GTGGGAGGAGTGGCGTCAGGGTTCCAGCATGTGGTCACCAACGACCTTGCTGCCCAGAGACTCTTCCACATCAAGGGCCGCCGTGTTGTCAGGGCGACCGAGGTCCCTCTCGATTGGTCCAGTTTTAACAAGGGAGACTGCTTTATCATTGACCTTGGCGCT GTGATCTACCAGTGGTGTGGATCTATGTGTAACAAGTTTGAGCGTGTGAAGGCGACCCAGGTGGCGGTTGGCATCCGCGACAACGAGAGGAATGGACGGGCaaaagtggtggtggtggaagagGGGAGCGAGCCTTCTGAGCTCACTCAG GTTCTTGGAAAGAAGCCAGAGATACCTGAGGGAGACGACAATGACGATGCGGTAGCAGACATGTCCAACAGGAAAATGGCCAAACTCTTCATG GTTTCCGATGAATCCGGGTCCATGCAGGTGTCCCTGGTGTCCGAGGAGAACCCCTTCCTCCAGAGCCACTTGCTGTCTGAAGAGTGCTTCATCCTGGACCACGGCAAAAACAACCGGATATTTGTATGGAAAG GGCGCAACGCCAACCCCAACGAGAGGAAGGAAGCCATGAAGACTGCTGAGGGATTCATCAAGCAGATGGGCTACCCGCCCAACACtcag ATCCAGGTTCTTCCGGAAGGTGGTGAGACCCCCATCTTCAAGCAGTTCTTCCAAGGCTGGAAGGACAGGAACCAGAGCGAGGGCTTTGGTAAGGTCTATGTCACAGAGAGAATTGCCAGGATCCAGCAGGTGAAGTTTGATGCATCCAAACTTCATGAGTCTCAGCTCATGGCAGCCCAGTACAATATGGTGGATGACGGTTCAGGAGACACACAG ATCTGGAGAGTGGAGAGCAGTGGTAGAGTTCCCGTTGAACCAAAGACATACGGACAGTTCTACGGCGGGGACTCTTACATCATCTTATACACATATAAAAGAGGACAAATCATTTACACTTG GCAGGGTGCATCCAGCACTCAGGATGAGCTTACAGCCTCGGCCTTTCTGACCGTGGAGCTGGATCGCTCTCTGGGCGGAAACGCTGTCCAG GTACGGGTCTCCCAGGGTAAGGAGCCTGCCCACCTGCTGTGCCTGTTCAAAGCCAAACCCCTCATCGTTTACAAGAGTGGTACGTCCAGGAAGGGGGGGCAGGCCTCCGTGCCCCTCACACGCCTCTTCCAGGTGCGCCGGAACCTGGGCACTATCACACGCATCTCTGAG GTTGAGGCCCAGACTAGCAGCCTGAATTCCAACGATGCCTACCTGCTGAAGCTGCCGCAGGGGCAGGGGTATGTGTGGGTGGGCAAGGGggccagcgaggaggaggagcggggggcAAAGTTCATGAGCGAGGAGTTGAACTGTAAAACCAAGCGCATCATGGAAGGACAGGAACCAG ATGAGTTTTGGACTGCATTGGGGGGAAAGTTGGATTACCAGACCTCCACTCAACTGGAGAATAAGGACTATCCACCCCCCCGCCTGTTCGCCTGCTCCAACAAGACAGGCAGGTTTATT ATTGAAGAAGTTCCGGGAGACTTCACCCAGGAGGACCTGGCTGAGGATGATGTCATGCTGCTGGACACCTGGGAGCAG GTGTTTGTCTGGATAGGCAAGGATGCCAACGAGGTGGAAAAGACTGAATCAGTCAAATGTG CCAAGGCATACATTGAGACAGACCCAGGGGGCCGGGACAAGCGGACCTCCGTGGTGACAGTCAAACAGGGCCACGAGCCCCCCACCTTCTCAGGCTGGTTCCTGGGCTGGGACTTCCAGCGCTGGGACTCAGAACAAACTGCCAGATCCATGAGCGCACTCCAGCTATAG
- the tmem106bb gene encoding transmembrane protein 106B, which produces MGKSLSHLPKQTSHDECQDSLTTHQDYNGMGDDGKGGDVSQFPYVEFTGRDSVTCPTCQGTGRIPRGQENQLVALIPYSDQRLRPRRTKLYVTASVIVCLLLSSLAVFFLFPRSIDVSYVGVKSVFVSYDQDKRIVYLNITNTLNITNNNYYSVEVANIAAQVQFSKTVIGKARISNITAISPLDMKQMDYMVPTIIADEMSYMYDYCTLQTIKVHNIVVMMQVTITVRYFGHIEQVSQEMYQYVDCGGNTTSIHGQAKPSNVLLPPE; this is translated from the exons ATGGGAAAGTCCCTCTCCCACCTGCCCAAGCAGACATCCCACGACGAGTGTCAGGACAGTCTGACAACCCACCAGGACTACAATGGCATGGGTGATGATGGAAAAGGGGGAGATGTGTCCCAGTTCCCCTACGTGGAATTTACTGGCCGTGACAGTGTCACGTGCCCCACCTGCCAGGGCACAGGGAGAATCCCTAGAG GTCAAGAAAATCAGTTGGTGGCTTTGATTCCATACAGTGACCAGCGACTCAGACCCAGAAGAAC AAAGCTGTATGTGACAGCTTCAGTGATTGTGTGTCTGCTGCTGTCCAGCCTGGCGGTCTTTTTCCTCTTTCCACGCAGCATTGATGTGTCCTACGTGGGGGTGAAGTCAGTCTTTGTCAGCTATGACCAGGACAAGCGTATTGTCTATCTCAATATTACA AACACTTTAAACATCACCAATAACAACTACTACTCGGTGGAGGTGGCCAACATTGCAGCACAGGTGCAGTTCTCCAAAACGGTGATTGGGAAGGCACGCATCAGCAACATAACTGCCATCAGTCCCCTGGACATGAAGCAG ATGGACTATATGGTTCCTACCATCATAGCAGACGAGATGAGTTACATGTA TGATTACTGCACCCTGCAGACCATCAAGGTGCACAACATTGTGGTCATGATGCA GGTAACCATCACAGTCAGATACTTTGGGCACATCGAGCAGGTTTCCCAGGAGATGTACCAGTATGTGGACTGTGGAGGGAACACTACCTCTATCCATGGGCAGGCCAAGCCATCCAACGTCCTGCTTCCCCCTGAATAA